In Vibrio atlanticus, the following proteins share a genomic window:
- a CDS encoding phosphoribosylaminoimidazolesuccinocarboxamide synthase — protein sequence MSLADQVLAVNDDLPIRTDKPVHSGKVRSVYWLTEEDSQRLIKEKGYDVAPDAPLAIMVISDRISAFDCIWRGEGNLKGVPGKGAALNAISNHWFKLFKDNGLADSHILDIPHPFVWIVQKARPVMIEAICRQYITGSMWRAYANGEREFCGIEMPEGLEKDKKLPELLITPSTKGILKGIPGVPEADDVNITRNNIEDNFAAFNFTQASDIAHYEKLLKEGFNVISQALAKVDQTFVDTKFEFGYVNDAQGKEKLIYMDEVGTPDSSRIWDTQEYNNGNIVENSKEGFRQFLLNYFPDADILLNKERMPEREALARDNELPLDALMSLSRTYLDIAAKITGAEIVLSENPKQEIIDVLRADYGLVD from the coding sequence ATGAGCCTTGCTGATCAAGTTCTTGCCGTAAATGATGACCTACCAATCCGTACTGATAAACCTGTCCACAGTGGCAAGGTTCGCTCAGTCTACTGGTTAACTGAAGAAGATAGCCAACGACTAATTAAAGAGAAAGGCTACGATGTAGCACCAGATGCGCCTTTAGCAATCATGGTGATCAGTGACCGTATCTCTGCATTTGATTGTATCTGGCGTGGTGAAGGGAATCTAAAAGGTGTTCCAGGTAAAGGAGCGGCTCTGAATGCTATCTCTAACCACTGGTTCAAATTGTTTAAAGACAACGGCCTCGCTGACAGTCATATTCTTGATATCCCTCATCCGTTCGTATGGATTGTACAAAAAGCTCGCCCAGTCATGATCGAAGCGATTTGTCGTCAATACATCACAGGTTCAATGTGGCGTGCATACGCAAACGGCGAACGCGAATTCTGTGGTATCGAGATGCCAGAAGGCCTTGAGAAAGACAAGAAATTGCCTGAGCTACTGATCACGCCTTCTACAAAGGGGATTTTGAAAGGGATTCCTGGCGTTCCAGAAGCTGATGATGTGAACATCACTCGCAACAACATCGAAGACAACTTCGCAGCGTTCAACTTTACTCAAGCAAGTGACATTGCGCATTACGAGAAACTTCTAAAAGAAGGCTTCAACGTAATTAGCCAAGCGCTAGCAAAAGTCGATCAAACCTTTGTCGATACGAAATTTGAGTTCGGCTACGTGAACGATGCCCAAGGCAAAGAAAAACTTATCTACATGGATGAAGTGGGTACGCCAGATTCATCTCGCATTTGGGATACTCAGGAATACAATAACGGCAACATCGTTGAGAATTCTAAAGAAGGATTCCGCCAGTTCTTACTTAACTACTTCCCTGACGCGGATATTCTTTTGAACAAAGAACGCATGCCAGAACGTGAAGCATTAGCTCGTGACAATGAACTTCCTTTGGATGCATTGATGTCTCTGTCGCGCACTTATCTTGATATTGCGGCGAAGATTACAGGCGCGGAAATCGTACTGAGTGAGAATCCTAAGCAAGAGATCATCGATGTATTGCGTGCTGACTATGGTCTAGTTGACTGA
- a CDS encoding SulA-like leucine-rich domain-containing protein → MIPAHVKAQHSSPLTHCAFTSVSRDTKSSNEEALFAKMALLSNQHQWLLFTAQTPRPSAKQLQQHNVCCDRVIHMKASNQMTEVETVEKAIRSKNASAIVASASIDQFSQQYLRTLGMRFQCEVFFIDANSERIH, encoded by the coding sequence ATGATTCCAGCACACGTTAAAGCACAACACTCTAGCCCGCTAACTCACTGCGCATTTACATCCGTCTCTCGTGACACAAAAAGTTCAAACGAAGAAGCGTTGTTTGCCAAAATGGCGTTGCTGTCCAATCAACATCAGTGGTTACTGTTTACGGCTCAAACACCAAGACCATCGGCTAAACAGCTGCAGCAACATAATGTTTGCTGTGATCGTGTTATTCACATGAAAGCCTCTAATCAAATGACAGAAGTAGAAACCGTCGAGAAAGCCATTCGATCTAAGAATGCGAGCGCGATTGTTGCGAGTGCTTCGATTGATCAATTCAGTCAGCAATACCTAAGAACATTAGGAATGCGCTTTCAGTGCGAAGTCTTCTTTATTGATGCCAATTCAGAGCGTATTCACTAG
- a CDS encoding tetratricopeptide repeat protein, with amino-acid sequence MFILSNFLSSSLLRTLFFTLIFSTIQFSTAHIVHAESNVAFSIESQPQDPVSQYQLAQAYESGNDIPLSTNDAFYWYSQSAENGNADAQFRLGEWYLAGSGVEQSNKLALEWFIKSALQGNQRAPIEVAKLYESSLEEELLKPLDEAQLWYEAALKNNPTAEDGYNRILEAQFNQQRAKQISSIEKLNYNVIAESSTNHRLSNPERASSSPSYQPPREQATRSNLTYSDYLIGAALAVLISIVSIIMTLVISKKRHALKSGELGQQKQTLEAQLSSKDFTIKQQKRQLHTMFHELKKQKNDNSLNNLQVACALFGYTTSSIPNQKSIKIRYKQLSKIYHPDGYGCDEEMKRLNNSLKTILKSVAKT; translated from the coding sequence TTGTTTATCCTATCCAACTTTCTGTCATCATCACTTCTTAGAACTCTATTTTTCACCCTCATCTTTTCTACAATACAGTTCTCTACTGCACACATCGTTCATGCAGAAAGCAACGTTGCATTCTCGATAGAATCTCAACCTCAAGATCCAGTTTCTCAATACCAACTAGCTCAAGCTTATGAATCAGGTAATGATATCCCTTTGAGCACCAACGATGCATTTTATTGGTACTCGCAATCCGCAGAAAACGGCAATGCAGATGCGCAATTTAGGCTAGGTGAATGGTACTTGGCAGGTTCAGGTGTAGAGCAAAGCAACAAACTAGCTTTAGAATGGTTTATTAAATCAGCCTTACAAGGTAACCAACGCGCGCCTATCGAAGTCGCAAAGCTCTACGAATCCTCACTTGAGGAAGAACTCCTAAAACCATTAGATGAAGCACAGCTATGGTATGAAGCGGCCTTAAAAAACAATCCAACAGCCGAAGATGGCTATAACCGTATTCTGGAAGCGCAATTCAACCAGCAACGTGCCAAGCAGATCTCTTCGATTGAGAAGCTCAATTACAACGTCATTGCTGAAAGCAGCACGAATCATAGGCTATCTAATCCAGAGCGAGCAAGTAGCTCCCCTTCTTATCAGCCCCCTAGAGAGCAGGCAACACGTTCTAACCTAACGTATTCAGACTATCTGATTGGCGCAGCCTTAGCCGTGTTGATTTCAATTGTCAGCATTATCATGACTCTGGTGATATCAAAAAAAAGACACGCTCTAAAATCGGGTGAATTGGGGCAACAAAAGCAGACACTTGAAGCACAGCTTAGCTCGAAGGACTTCACTATTAAGCAGCAGAAACGTCAGCTGCACACGATGTTCCATGAGTTAAAAAAACAGAAAAATGACAACAGCCTGAACAATTTACAAGTAGCCTGCGCTCTATTTGGGTATACAACTAGCTCAATTCCGAATCAAAAAAGCATTAAAATTCGATATAAACAGCTATCCAAAATCTACCACCCAGATGGTTACGGATGTGACGAAGAGATGAAACGTTTGAACAATTCGCTAAAAACCATCCTTAAGAGTGTTGCAAAAACGTAA
- a CDS encoding OmpA family protein, producing the protein MKKITLALALTVALTGCQATQRQNATTGESETNSATQGALIGAIAGAVAGAATGDDSKDRRKRALIGAAGGAAVGGGIGYYFDQQEAALREELMNSGVQVERVGENQLLLRLENGIGFDSGSYALESSIHKTLRGVARILVEYPDTSLVIEGHTDSTGSESSNQVLSERRAESVRAFLISQDVAAGRAIARGNGERYPLCDNNTSQGRACNRRVEIQILPLK; encoded by the coding sequence TTGAAAAAAATCACACTAGCCCTGGCACTCACTGTTGCTCTAACGGGCTGTCAAGCGACACAACGCCAAAACGCTACAACTGGCGAATCTGAGACTAATTCCGCAACTCAAGGTGCTTTAATTGGTGCAATCGCCGGTGCTGTTGCTGGTGCTGCTACGGGTGACGACTCTAAAGACCGCCGCAAACGTGCACTCATCGGTGCGGCAGGTGGCGCCGCTGTCGGCGGTGGTATCGGTTACTACTTTGACCAGCAAGAAGCTGCACTTCGTGAAGAACTCATGAACTCAGGCGTTCAAGTAGAGCGTGTTGGTGAGAACCAACTTCTACTTCGCCTAGAGAACGGCATTGGCTTCGATTCTGGTTCTTACGCTTTAGAATCAAGCATCCACAAAACACTTCGCGGCGTTGCGCGCATCTTAGTTGAATACCCAGACACTAGCCTAGTGATCGAAGGTCACACTGACAGCACAGGCAGCGAGTCTTCTAACCAAGTTCTTTCTGAGCGTCGTGCTGAATCGGTTCGTGCATTCTTGATCTCTCAAGACGTTGCTGCAGGCCGTGCCATTGCTCGAGGTAACGGTGAGCGTTACCCTCTATGTGACAACAACACCTCTCAAGGTCGCGCTTGTAACCGTCGCGTAGAAATTCAAATCTTGCCGCTTAAGTAG
- a CDS encoding DUF2786 domain-containing protein, with protein MDKKKALKKIAKCLELGNSANVNEAANAIKMAHNLMLKYGLEKDDIEFIKMGKTQSSHLLPANISSTLLRVIRGINTKFGVEAVLLNHKGLKRVEFIGEADRAIFAAFAFDIIYRELNEHTGQFRNSFAGSGTGTLEVTRRVNSYVSGWVEGALEKLPVITPDDESNNKINNYIDKEFQNIDRETFKQQLREAMKNLTADYEVGLKKGRKLSVNRPVGGTQAVKKITKS; from the coding sequence ATGGATAAGAAAAAAGCCCTAAAGAAAATTGCCAAGTGTCTTGAGCTTGGAAACTCTGCGAACGTCAATGAAGCTGCCAATGCGATAAAAATGGCGCATAACTTGATGCTGAAATATGGTCTCGAAAAGGACGATATTGAATTTATCAAGATGGGAAAAACTCAATCCAGTCACCTGTTACCTGCAAATATCAGCTCTACACTGCTGCGTGTTATTCGTGGTATTAACACCAAGTTTGGCGTAGAAGCCGTGTTACTGAATCACAAAGGCCTTAAACGCGTTGAATTCATTGGTGAAGCCGATCGCGCTATCTTCGCGGCTTTTGCGTTCGATATTATTTATCGCGAACTGAATGAGCACACTGGCCAATTCAGAAACAGTTTTGCGGGCTCGGGAACAGGGACACTAGAAGTAACACGTCGCGTAAACTCTTACGTTTCGGGTTGGGTAGAAGGTGCGCTTGAAAAACTGCCTGTTATCACCCCAGACGACGAGTCAAACAACAAGATCAATAACTACATTGATAAAGAATTCCAAAACATCGACCGCGAAACGTTCAAACAACAACTCAGAGAAGCGATGAAAAACCTCACCGCAGACTATGAAGTTGGTTTGAAGAAAGGTCGAAAACTGTCTGTAAATCGACCTGTTGGCGGAACTCAAGCCGTTAAAAAAATAACTAAATCATAA
- a CDS encoding DUF3334 family protein: MKKSKTVTTEDILLKLCQSVSNVLTSATASQVSYSAMVQKINKTSLKPDFGCFVLFDGGFSGLVVINFTSKAALEIYTNYMRNMGMPEDELAVLHTSDEVGDVLGELMNQLVGDFTNKIRKELQTNITQNQPKMLALNKQVNLSVDTNLDRPQARRVTFSTADNNIFYLELAMDKTEFIQLEEFEIAEDECPDSILEATQKKMQEPKQPEQSSGNDSAADLLDELGI; this comes from the coding sequence ATGAAAAAAAGCAAAACAGTCACAACTGAAGATATTCTTCTTAAGCTATGCCAATCAGTCTCAAACGTACTTACTTCAGCGACGGCTTCACAGGTGTCCTACTCAGCAATGGTTCAAAAGATCAACAAGACAAGCCTTAAGCCAGATTTTGGTTGTTTCGTCTTGTTCGACGGCGGTTTTTCAGGTCTTGTTGTTATCAATTTTACGTCGAAAGCAGCGCTAGAGATCTATACAAATTACATGCGTAATATGGGCATGCCTGAAGACGAACTCGCTGTACTTCATACTTCAGACGAAGTAGGTGATGTATTAGGTGAGTTGATGAACCAGTTGGTTGGCGACTTTACCAACAAAATCCGTAAAGAACTGCAAACTAACATCACACAAAACCAACCGAAAATGCTGGCACTGAACAAGCAAGTGAACCTTTCTGTTGATACTAACTTAGATCGCCCGCAAGCTCGTCGTGTTACTTTCTCTACTGCCGACAACAACATTTTCTACCTTGAGCTTGCAATGGACAAAACAGAATTCATCCAATTGGAAGAATTTGAAATCGCTGAAGACGAATGTCCAGACAGCATTCTTGAAGCGACTCAGAAAAAAATGCAAGAACCAAAGCAGCCAGAGCAAAGTTCAGGCAACGATTCTGCAGCTGATTTACTCGATGAACTTGGAATCTAG
- a CDS encoding D-2-hydroxyglutarate dehydrogenase YdiJ, with the protein MLPRLQLNADVDPVVVRFLDELKTAGFTGDIESQYSSRLAVATDNSVYQQLPQAVILPKTTQDVVLIGKVGAKSAYERVTFSPRGGGTGTNGQSLTKGVVVDLSRYMNKVLEINEQEGWVRVQSGIVKDQLNDAVRPYGYFFSPDLSTSNRATLGGMINTDASGQGSLKYGKTSDHVLSLQAVFADGSCLESDLSHGLPVEGEFAHHALAVTEAVCRDKRAQILNKFPPLNRFLTGYDLKNAINEQDDSFDLTRVLCGAEGSLAFITEAKLNLTPIPKARTLVNVKYNTFDSALRNAPFMVEAKALSVETVDSRVLNLAKQDIVWHTVSDLLMDVPNKEMLGINMVEFAGQDETEVEQQVQALTAQLESMVATEEAGVIGFQVCSDLASIGRIYNMRKKAVGLLGAAKGRAKPVAFAEDTCVPPENLADFISEFRVLLDSKELNYGMFGHVDAGVLHVRPALDLCDPMQEALMHEVSDEVVKLVAKYGGLMWGEHGKGFRSEYGPDFFGEELFTELRRVKAAFDPHNKMNPGKICTPLESDAELVKVTDTKRGFYDRQIDVQVRDSFKQAMECNGNGLCFNYDTSSPMCPSMKVTADRRHSPKGRAGLVREWLRQLTEQGVDILDLEQEALKDNTPIKTMVERVRNTMNKRHEYDFSHEVHEAMNGCLACKACASQCPIKVDVPSFRSRFLNIYYSRYQRPAKDYLVANIETMLPLMAKAPKVVNAALGQKWIQTATAKTVGYVDAPLMSVPTLKNRLASKELQLFDLQYLEGLSSEQKKQHVLIVQDPFTSFYDAEVVEDFVTLAQKLGKTPVLLPFKPNGKALHIKGFLSRFAREAKSTSDFLSMVADIGIPLVGVDPALVLCYRDEYVEILGDKRGHFDVLTVHEWLIPSLGEFEARSANEEMWYLFAHCTEKTKMPNAEKEWGAIFKHFGAALTSVPVGCCGMAGTFGHEVDKLQMSKDIYGLSWKPQMQDLPKDRCLVTGYSCRSQVKRFEGEKLAHPLQALAKIL; encoded by the coding sequence ATGTTACCAAGACTTCAACTCAATGCTGATGTCGATCCAGTTGTCGTACGCTTTTTAGATGAACTAAAAACAGCGGGCTTTACTGGCGACATTGAGTCTCAATATTCGAGCCGTTTGGCTGTGGCGACTGATAACAGTGTCTATCAGCAATTGCCGCAGGCAGTTATTCTCCCTAAAACAACTCAAGACGTTGTGTTGATCGGTAAAGTGGGTGCAAAATCTGCTTACGAACGCGTGACCTTTTCCCCTCGTGGCGGTGGTACCGGTACTAACGGACAGTCTTTAACAAAAGGCGTCGTGGTTGACCTGTCTCGTTATATGAACAAGGTTCTTGAGATTAACGAGCAAGAAGGCTGGGTAAGAGTTCAGTCAGGTATCGTTAAAGACCAATTGAACGATGCTGTGCGTCCGTATGGTTACTTTTTCTCTCCAGATCTTTCTACCAGTAACCGAGCAACCTTAGGTGGAATGATCAATACCGATGCTTCGGGCCAAGGGTCATTGAAGTACGGTAAAACGTCTGACCATGTGTTGTCGCTGCAAGCGGTCTTCGCAGATGGTTCATGTCTCGAATCCGATTTATCACACGGCTTACCTGTTGAGGGTGAATTTGCTCATCATGCACTTGCAGTAACTGAGGCCGTTTGTCGAGATAAGCGCGCTCAAATTCTTAATAAATTCCCACCATTGAACCGCTTCTTAACCGGTTACGATCTAAAGAATGCAATCAACGAACAAGACGATAGCTTTGACCTGACTCGTGTTCTATGTGGTGCGGAAGGTTCATTAGCATTCATCACTGAAGCAAAGCTAAACCTAACGCCGATTCCCAAAGCGCGAACGTTGGTCAACGTGAAATACAACACGTTCGATTCTGCACTGCGTAATGCGCCGTTCATGGTAGAAGCGAAAGCGCTGTCTGTTGAAACCGTTGACTCAAGAGTATTGAACCTAGCGAAACAAGACATTGTTTGGCACACCGTGAGCGATTTGCTGATGGATGTTCCAAATAAAGAGATGCTTGGCATCAACATGGTTGAGTTTGCAGGCCAAGATGAAACGGAAGTTGAACAACAAGTTCAAGCGCTAACCGCACAGCTTGAAAGCATGGTAGCAACTGAAGAAGCGGGTGTGATTGGCTTCCAAGTGTGCAGTGATTTGGCGAGCATTGGCCGAATCTACAACATGCGTAAGAAAGCGGTAGGTCTATTAGGTGCGGCGAAAGGCCGAGCTAAGCCAGTCGCTTTTGCTGAAGATACCTGTGTACCACCGGAAAACTTGGCGGATTTCATCTCTGAATTTAGAGTGCTGCTCGATTCAAAAGAGCTGAACTACGGCATGTTTGGTCACGTTGATGCGGGCGTACTGCACGTTCGTCCTGCTTTAGATTTGTGTGATCCGATGCAAGAAGCATTGATGCATGAAGTCTCTGATGAAGTGGTTAAACTGGTGGCTAAATACGGCGGCTTGATGTGGGGTGAACACGGTAAAGGCTTCCGTTCTGAGTATGGTCCGGACTTCTTTGGTGAAGAGCTGTTTACAGAATTAAGACGAGTTAAAGCGGCATTTGACCCGCATAACAAGATGAACCCAGGCAAGATCTGTACGCCGTTAGAAAGCGATGCTGAGTTGGTGAAAGTCACTGATACCAAGCGTGGTTTCTACGATCGCCAGATCGACGTACAAGTCCGTGATAGCTTCAAGCAAGCGATGGAATGTAATGGTAACGGCTTGTGTTTCAATTACGATACGAGTTCGCCAATGTGTCCTTCGATGAAAGTCACGGCTGACCGTCGTCATTCACCAAAGGGCCGTGCAGGCTTGGTTCGTGAATGGTTACGTCAGTTAACGGAACAAGGCGTCGATATTCTCGATTTAGAGCAAGAAGCGCTGAAGGACAATACTCCGATTAAAACCATGGTGGAACGTGTTCGTAACACGATGAACAAACGCCATGAGTACGATTTCTCGCATGAAGTTCATGAAGCGATGAACGGTTGTTTGGCGTGTAAAGCGTGTGCGAGCCAGTGTCCTATTAAAGTTGATGTTCCGAGTTTCCGTTCTCGATTTTTAAACATTTATTACTCACGCTACCAACGCCCTGCAAAAGACTATTTAGTCGCCAACATTGAAACCATGCTGCCGCTAATGGCGAAAGCGCCAAAGGTTGTTAACGCTGCCTTGGGTCAAAAATGGATACAAACCGCAACGGCGAAAACGGTCGGTTATGTTGATGCACCACTGATGTCGGTACCTACACTTAAAAATCGTCTGGCGAGCAAAGAGCTGCAACTGTTCGATCTACAGTATCTAGAAGGGCTCTCTTCTGAGCAGAAGAAACAGCACGTGTTGATCGTTCAAGACCCGTTTACTAGCTTTTATGATGCCGAGGTGGTTGAAGACTTCGTTACCTTGGCTCAGAAGCTTGGCAAAACACCGGTGTTATTGCCGTTTAAACCAAATGGTAAAGCACTGCACATTAAAGGTTTCTTAAGCCGTTTTGCGCGTGAAGCGAAATCAACATCGGATTTCTTGTCAATGGTTGCTGATATCGGTATTCCTTTGGTGGGTGTTGATCCTGCTCTTGTGCTTTGTTACCGCGATGAATATGTTGAGATCTTAGGTGACAAACGTGGCCACTTTGATGTGCTTACCGTGCATGAATGGTTAATTCCATCGTTGGGTGAGTTTGAAGCGCGCTCTGCAAATGAAGAGATGTGGTACTTGTTCGCTCACTGTACTGAGAAGACCAAAATGCCGAACGCTGAAAAAGAGTGGGGCGCTATCTTCAAACACTTTGGTGCTGCGTTAACCAGCGTTCCTGTCGGCTGTTGCGGCATGGCGGGCACCTTCGGGCATGAAGTCGATAAGCTACAAATGTCGAAAGATATATACGGTTTAAGCTGGAAGCCTCAAATGCAGGACTTACCAAAAGATCGTTGTTTGGTGACGGGTTATTCTTGCCGTAGCCAAGTGAAGCGTTTTGAAGGTGAGAAGCTTGCTCACCCATTACAAGCGCTAGCAAAAATTCTTTAA
- a CDS encoding methyltransferase family protein — translation MKFLELKVPPVALFIIVFVASYFCAQQLSQGTLALPYRMVVLGIGIVLSGVIGISGIWEFRKQKTTVNPIKVDTASAVVDSGIFGYTRNPMYLGLFILLFCFGYFFQNLFSVLLSFVFVIYMNQFQIKPEERALEQLFGAEYVDYKQKVRRWV, via the coding sequence ATGAAATTTCTAGAATTAAAAGTACCACCCGTTGCACTGTTCATTATTGTATTCGTAGCATCATACTTCTGCGCTCAGCAGTTGAGCCAAGGAACATTGGCACTGCCTTATCGAATGGTTGTGCTCGGTATCGGGATTGTCTTGAGTGGTGTTATTGGAATATCAGGCATATGGGAGTTTCGCAAACAGAAAACCACCGTTAATCCGATCAAAGTCGACACCGCTTCTGCAGTTGTGGACAGTGGAATCTTTGGCTACACGCGAAACCCAATGTATCTAGGGCTATTTATCCTACTGTTTTGCTTTGGCTATTTCTTCCAAAACCTATTCAGTGTTTTACTCAGTTTTGTATTCGTAATTTACATGAATCAGTTCCAAATTAAGCCAGAAGAGCGAGCACTAGAACAGCTATTTGGCGCAGAGTATGTTGACTATAAACAAAAGGTTAGGCGCTGGGTTTAG
- a CDS encoding DUF3581 domain-containing protein codes for MFLTPYFSTEDNQFQFTREQASHFAKKVAADFNPIHDEDNKRFCVPGDLLFAVLLQKEGISQKMRFDFSGMVGNGIALSVDNKCEKESSLVDEKGKEYLHMSCEGEKSHDQAFIEHVVTNYVKFSGMNFPHIMVPLMEEQQMMINCQRPLVIYESMEVEFTRLDLSHPEVEFSGATFDVEGKRGIVTLNFDFKEDGEVVGKGVKRMVASGLKPYDQASVDDLVNRFNERKEMFLAQFAAAA; via the coding sequence ATGTTTCTGACACCTTACTTTTCTACTGAAGACAATCAATTTCAATTCACTCGTGAACAGGCTAGCCACTTTGCTAAAAAAGTAGCTGCTGACTTCAACCCAATTCACGATGAAGACAACAAACGCTTCTGCGTGCCTGGCGATCTTTTGTTTGCAGTACTTCTGCAAAAAGAAGGCATCAGCCAAAAAATGCGTTTTGATTTTTCAGGTATGGTGGGTAACGGTATTGCGCTAAGCGTTGACAACAAGTGTGAGAAAGAAAGCTCACTGGTTGACGAGAAAGGCAAAGAGTACCTACACATGTCTTGTGAAGGTGAAAAGAGCCACGATCAAGCATTCATCGAACACGTAGTAACAAACTACGTTAAGTTCTCTGGTATGAACTTTCCACACATCATGGTTCCTCTTATGGAAGAACAGCAAATGATGATCAACTGCCAACGTCCTCTTGTGATTTACGAGAGCATGGAAGTTGAATTTACTCGCCTAGACCTATCTCACCCAGAAGTTGAGTTCTCTGGTGCGACTTTTGATGTTGAAGGCAAGCGCGGTATCGTGACACTAAACTTTGATTTCAAAGAAGACGGCGAAGTAGTCGGTAAAGGCGTAAAGCGCATGGTAGCAAGTGGTCTTAAGCCATACGACCAAGCTTCTGTAGACGACCTAGTAAACCGCTTCAACGAACGTAAAGAGATGTTTCTAGCTCAGTTCGCAGCTGCCGCTTAA
- a CDS encoding histidine ammonia-lyase has translation MITKKSPILLTTALISALFLAGCGSDSSNKAPAKPTTPTTPTLTKVATYTSIKNCSTAAEVPNCAFEKGIYILPIGPNITQVQQDAVKLQVENLLKWAHDDVRKQFSQKKILIGISEEEPNPSTAHGKFIIALAQNIYASSPNINGLELIYTTRSGMDETQSTTTYQKLLQIFDYYVDGDNNTAVGAELTKSYEGFKTLVNKKIGTGTQALGYLKYNECNYGNGQLGSDRIDGTPSKCLADNGTSINDEGDDISNGKLDYTHTIKKNLNPGAFLGLIYEYKVNPANGKFPNELKDANQPKGFTAVGKIASGETTTANYPFNYANLAFTPMSDYLDKWFFPNKK, from the coding sequence ATGATAACAAAAAAATCCCCAATCCTGCTTACAACAGCCCTTATCAGCGCCTTATTCTTAGCCGGCTGTGGATCTGACTCAAGCAATAAAGCACCCGCAAAACCTACGACTCCTACGACTCCTACGTTAACGAAAGTCGCGACCTATACCAGCATTAAAAACTGTTCAACTGCTGCTGAAGTGCCAAACTGTGCTTTTGAAAAAGGTATTTACATTCTGCCGATTGGTCCAAACATTACTCAAGTTCAGCAAGATGCCGTAAAACTGCAAGTCGAAAATTTACTTAAATGGGCTCATGATGATGTGAGAAAACAGTTTAGCCAGAAAAAAATACTCATTGGCATTTCCGAAGAAGAGCCAAACCCATCAACAGCCCACGGTAAGTTCATTATTGCACTTGCACAAAACATCTATGCGAGCAGCCCTAATATCAATGGCTTAGAATTGATTTACACTACAAGATCGGGGATGGATGAAACGCAAAGTACCACAACATATCAAAAACTGCTGCAAATCTTCGATTACTACGTTGATGGTGATAACAATACAGCCGTGGGTGCTGAATTAACCAAAAGCTACGAAGGCTTCAAAACTCTTGTTAATAAGAAAATTGGAACCGGCACACAAGCTTTAGGTTACCTAAAATATAACGAATGTAATTACGGTAACGGACAATTAGGTTCAGATCGTATTGATGGCACTCCGAGTAAATGTCTGGCCGATAATGGTACGAGCATTAACGACGAAGGCGATGATATTTCAAACGGCAAGTTAGACTATACCCACACTATCAAAAAGAACCTCAACCCTGGCGCATTTTTGGGGTTAATTTATGAATACAAAGTAAACCCTGCTAACGGTAAGTTCCCGAATGAGCTGAAAGACGCAAACCAGCCAAAAGGCTTTACTGCGGTCGGTAAAATCGCAAGTGGTGAAACAACAACCGCTAATTACCCATTTAACTATGCGAACCTTGCTTTTACACCAATGAGTGATTATTTAGATAAGTGGTTCTTCCCTAATAAAAAATAA